In one Rickettsiales bacterium genomic region, the following are encoded:
- a CDS encoding D-alanine--D-alanine ligase, whose amino-acid sequence MSDFKHIAVLYGGWSAERDVSLSSGEAVAKALAETGYQVSLVDATENLAADLLKLKPDAVFNALHGRWGEDGCVQGLLEMLRIPYTHSGVLASAAAMHKPTAKEIFEGHGLQCPTGGTYTKEKIIAGEPMPRPFVVKPINEGSSVGVEICFPGDNKHYTAENWPFGDEVLIEPYIPGREIQVAVLDGEALGAIEICPNASFYDYEAKYTDGKAEHLMPAPIEPEAYAEVCDLAQQAHKALGCRGLTRSDFRYNDTDNKTYEAGQSRFYLLEINTQPGMTPLSLSPEIAAHGGISFTDLVEHLVQSATLDNVEAVENNNKKQDADHGEKETIHAGGAV is encoded by the coding sequence ATGAGTGATTTTAAACATATTGCCGTGCTCTATGGCGGCTGGTCAGCGGAGCGTGATGTCTCGCTAAGTTCAGGAGAGGCAGTGGCAAAAGCATTGGCCGAAACCGGCTATCAAGTGAGCCTTGTCGATGCGACGGAGAATCTCGCGGCAGATCTCTTAAAGTTAAAACCGGATGCGGTGTTCAACGCCTTACATGGCCGTTGGGGTGAAGATGGTTGTGTGCAAGGGTTGCTCGAAATGCTGCGTATTCCTTATACGCATTCAGGCGTGTTAGCTTCTGCTGCTGCTATGCATAAACCGACGGCGAAAGAAATCTTTGAAGGTCACGGTTTGCAATGTCCAACCGGCGGCACTTACACTAAAGAGAAAATCATCGCCGGCGAACCGATGCCGCGACCTTTCGTTGTAAAGCCAATCAATGAAGGCTCTAGCGTCGGTGTTGAAATTTGCTTTCCCGGGGATAATAAGCATTACACGGCAGAGAATTGGCCTTTTGGCGATGAAGTGCTAATTGAACCTTATATTCCCGGTCGTGAGATTCAGGTTGCTGTGCTGGATGGCGAAGCTCTCGGCGCGATTGAGATATGCCCGAATGCGAGCTTTTATGATTACGAAGCAAAATACACGGATGGCAAGGCAGAACATTTGATGCCAGCTCCTATTGAGCCTGAAGCTTACGCTGAAGTGTGTGATCTCGCGCAGCAGGCGCATAAGGCGTTGGGGTGTCGCGGTCTCACCCGTAGTGATTTTCGATATAATGATACCGATAATAAGACGTATGAAGCTGGGCAAAGCAGATTTTATCTGTTAGAAATAAATACACAGCCGGGTATGACTCCTTTGTCGCTTTCGCCAGAAATTGCCGCCCATGGTGGGATTAGCTTTACCGATCTAGTGGAGCATTTGGTGCAAAGTGCAACGCTGGATAATGTTGAAGCTGTAGAGAATAATAATAAAAAACAAGATGCCGATCATGGGGAAAAAGAAACCATCCACGCGGGCGGGGCAGTATAA
- the carA gene encoding glutamine-hydrolyzing carbamoyl-phosphate synthase small subunit: MTKRQMPATCTAALLLGDGSLFFGYGIGAHGSVVGEVCFNTGMTGYQEVLTDLSYAGQIVTFTMPHIGNTGTTPEDNESTEPACRGLILREKPSEPSNFRNEEPFTLWLKRHEMIGIAGIDTRALTRHIRHKGAQNVLIWYGEAGAEFPLEEMQAKLADHPSLVGMDLASEVSLDSAMPWKQASWKLGEGYHDAANENGLHVVAIDYGQKLNIARSLVEAGCRVTVVPSSHKAADIMALKPDGIFLSNGPADPSATGEMAIPVLQGLIEEGLPIFGICLGHQLLALALGAETEKMHQGHRGANHPVKNLGNGLIEITSQNHGFVVKPGSLPKDVKVTHRSLFDGTIEGLAHKTKPVFSVQYHPESSPGPHDSRYLFDEFTKLMRKHA, encoded by the coding sequence ATGACGAAACGTCAAATGCCAGCGACATGCACTGCCGCACTTCTACTCGGCGACGGCTCCCTGTTTTTTGGATATGGTATAGGTGCCCACGGATCAGTGGTTGGTGAAGTTTGTTTCAATACAGGCATGACCGGCTACCAAGAAGTGCTAACCGACCTTTCCTATGCAGGGCAGATCGTCACCTTTACCATGCCACATATCGGTAATACCGGTACCACGCCGGAAGATAATGAATCTACTGAACCTGCGTGTCGGGGTCTAATTTTACGTGAAAAACCGAGCGAGCCTTCTAACTTCCGGAACGAAGAGCCATTTACCTTGTGGCTGAAACGTCATGAAATGATAGGGATCGCCGGAATTGATACGCGTGCATTGACTCGCCATATTCGCCATAAAGGCGCACAAAATGTGCTGATTTGGTATGGCGAAGCAGGTGCAGAATTCCCGCTGGAAGAGATGCAAGCCAAGCTCGCGGATCATCCGTCTCTCGTCGGAATGGATTTGGCTAGCGAAGTCAGCCTCGATAGCGCAATGCCATGGAAGCAAGCAAGTTGGAAGCTTGGCGAAGGCTACCACGATGCAGCAAATGAGAATGGCCTGCATGTAGTGGCAATTGATTACGGGCAAAAGCTCAATATCGCGCGCTCATTGGTGGAAGCGGGATGCCGGGTGACGGTTGTTCCATCTAGCCATAAAGCCGCAGATATTATGGCACTTAAGCCCGATGGTATTTTCCTTTCGAACGGCCCGGCGGACCCGTCGGCGACCGGTGAAATGGCGATTCCTGTATTGCAGGGGTTGATCGAAGAAGGCCTGCCGATCTTCGGTATTTGCCTCGGCCATCAGTTACTCGCTCTTGCGCTGGGTGCAGAGACAGAGAAAATGCATCAAGGTCATCGCGGGGCGAACCACCCGGTCAAGAATTTGGGAAATGGCCTGATCGAAATTACCAGCCAGAATCACGGTTTTGTGGTGAAGCCGGGCAGCTTGCCCAAAGATGTGAAAGTGACACATCGCTCGCTATTTGATGGCACGATTGAAGGCCTCGCCCATAAAACCAAACCTGTCTTTAGTGTGCAGTACCACCCAGAATCTTCTCCGGGCCCCCATGACTCACGCTACCTATTCGATGAATTTACAAAATTGATGAGAAAACATGCCTAA
- the carB gene encoding carbamoyl-phosphate synthase large subunit → MPKRDDIKSILVIGAGPIVIGQACEFDYSGTQAIKTLREEGYRVILVNSNPATIMTDPEMADATYIEPISAEMVEKVIAAERPDALLPTMGGQTALNCAKELAESGVLEKYGVELIGAKLDAIDKAENRQRFNQAMEVIDLETPRHAVVHSVEEAQQHLEHIGLPAVIRPSFTMGGTGGGIAYNKEEYDAIVASGLDASPTTEVLIDESVLGWKEYEMEVVRDSADNCIIICSIENIDPMGVHTGDSITVAPALTLTDKEYQIMRNASLAVLREIGVETGGSNVQFAINPEDGRMVVIEMNPRVSRSSALASKATGFPIAKVAAKLAVGYHLDEITNDITQATPAAFEPTIDYVVTKIPRFAFEKFAGASPILNTAMHSVGEAMAIGRNFPESLQKAYRSLETGLHGMDEVKLDADIDAEPLDAFREAIAKPTPERLLQVGQALRLGMSVEEAHSITKIDPWFLRQMLRITDAEKQVKQDGFPLNATKLIELKKLGFSDEQLAGLAGKITPEVTALRHKLGVHPVYKRIDTCAAEFEALTPYMYSTYEGDGVTPAENEADVSDKNKVVILGGGPNRIGQGIEFDYCCVHAAYALREVGIETIMINCNPETVSTDYDTSDRLYFEPLTEEDVIEVIKGEQKKGYLQGVIVQFGGQTPLKLAGALEREGIPIIGTSQDSIDLAEDRERFQKLLFSIGLRQPPNQICHNHEEALEQAAVLGYPLVVRPSYVLGGRAMQIIHTPEALKEYVISIAGMFGEGPILLDTYLNNAIELDVDALCDGKSVYIAGILEHIEEAGIHSGDSTCSLPPHSLSDEILQEVREQTFALAKALNVIGLMNIQFAIQDGEIYILEVNPRASRTVPFIAKATGVPVAKIASRLMVGERLSDFGLDTSDDVLKNLKHSAVKEAVFPFARFPGVDVILGPEMRSTGETMGLDMTFAEARAKAHLAANLPLPLEGTVFVSVRESDKQAIAPAVEKLMVLGFDVVATDGTAKFLQEYGLTQVQQVNKVLQGRPHIVDRMINDEINLVLNTTEGAQSIKDSFSIRRTALMRKIPYSTTVSGSFALVEAIEAAQQKGGLKVKPLQAYF, encoded by the coding sequence ATGCCTAAACGCGACGATATAAAATCCATCCTTGTTATTGGAGCGGGACCGATTGTAATCGGTCAGGCTTGTGAATTTGATTATTCCGGGACTCAGGCAATCAAGACATTGCGCGAAGAAGGCTATCGCGTAATTTTGGTGAATTCCAACCCAGCGACGATCATGACCGATCCTGAAATGGCCGATGCGACCTATATCGAGCCGATCAGCGCCGAAATGGTGGAAAAAGTGATCGCAGCAGAAAGACCTGATGCTCTATTGCCGACCATGGGTGGCCAAACTGCGCTTAACTGTGCCAAAGAATTGGCTGAGAGCGGCGTATTGGAAAAATATGGCGTTGAACTTATCGGTGCAAAACTCGACGCAATTGATAAGGCAGAAAACCGCCAGCGCTTCAACCAAGCGATGGAAGTAATTGACCTTGAAACCCCGCGTCACGCGGTCGTACATTCCGTGGAAGAAGCGCAACAGCATTTAGAACATATTGGCTTGCCAGCGGTTATTCGTCCAAGCTTCACTATGGGCGGCACGGGCGGCGGTATCGCCTATAATAAAGAAGAATATGATGCGATTGTGGCCAGCGGTCTCGACGCTTCGCCTACTACAGAAGTGCTGATTGATGAATCGGTTCTCGGTTGGAAGGAATATGAAATGGAAGTGGTTCGCGACAGCGCGGATAACTGCATCATCATTTGCTCAATCGAGAATATTGATCCAATGGGCGTGCATACGGGGGATTCTATCACTGTTGCACCTGCACTGACGCTCACGGATAAAGAATATCAAATTATGCGTAATGCCAGCTTGGCAGTCTTGCGCGAAATTGGCGTTGAAACCGGCGGTTCAAATGTTCAATTCGCGATCAATCCAGAAGATGGCCGCATGGTCGTAATTGAGATGAACCCACGCGTATCGCGCTCGTCTGCACTCGCTTCTAAAGCAACCGGTTTCCCGATTGCGAAAGTTGCGGCGAAATTAGCAGTGGGCTATCACCTCGATGAAATTACCAACGATATTACACAAGCGACTCCCGCAGCATTTGAGCCAACGATTGATTATGTCGTCACAAAGATTCCCCGCTTTGCATTTGAGAAATTCGCTGGCGCATCCCCTATTCTAAACACAGCGATGCATTCAGTGGGCGAAGCCATGGCCATTGGCCGTAACTTCCCAGAATCTCTGCAAAAAGCCTATCGCTCGCTCGAGACTGGCCTACATGGCATGGATGAAGTGAAGCTCGATGCGGATATTGACGCCGAACCACTTGATGCGTTCCGCGAAGCGATTGCCAAGCCAACGCCAGAACGTTTATTGCAAGTAGGACAAGCACTTCGCCTCGGCATGAGTGTCGAAGAAGCGCATAGTATTACCAAGATTGACCCGTGGTTCTTACGTCAAATGCTGCGTATTACCGACGCAGAGAAACAAGTCAAACAAGATGGTTTCCCACTTAATGCAACGAAGCTAATCGAGCTGAAGAAACTCGGTTTCTCTGACGAACAACTTGCAGGTCTTGCGGGCAAAATTACACCCGAAGTAACGGCCTTGCGTCACAAACTCGGAGTGCATCCGGTTTATAAACGTATCGACACATGTGCGGCGGAATTTGAAGCACTTACCCCTTATATGTATTCCACTTATGAAGGCGACGGTGTGACACCCGCTGAAAATGAAGCGGATGTTTCAGACAAAAATAAGGTTGTGATTCTGGGCGGTGGCCCGAACCGTATCGGCCAGGGTATTGAGTTCGATTATTGCTGCGTCCATGCCGCTTACGCCCTGCGCGAAGTGGGTATCGAAACCATCATGATCAACTGTAATCCTGAAACCGTTTCGACCGATTATGATACGTCTGACCGACTCTATTTTGAGCCACTGACAGAAGAAGATGTGATTGAAGTCATTAAAGGCGAGCAGAAAAAAGGTTATCTGCAAGGCGTGATCGTGCAGTTCGGTGGGCAGACTCCACTCAAACTTGCCGGCGCATTAGAGCGCGAGGGGATTCCAATTATCGGAACGTCGCAAGACTCTATCGACTTGGCAGAAGATCGCGAACGTTTCCAGAAACTCCTCTTCTCGATTGGTTTACGCCAACCGCCAAACCAAATTTGCCATAACCATGAAGAAGCATTGGAGCAAGCGGCAGTACTTGGTTACCCACTCGTGGTTCGCCCTTCTTACGTACTAGGTGGCCGTGCGATGCAAATAATTCATACGCCAGAAGCACTTAAGGAATATGTAATTAGCATCGCTGGCATGTTTGGCGAAGGTCCAATCCTGTTAGATACCTACCTTAATAACGCGATTGAACTTGATGTTGATGCGCTTTGCGATGGCAAGAGCGTTTATATTGCCGGTATTTTGGAGCATATTGAAGAAGCTGGGATCCACTCGGGCGATTCCACCTGCTCATTGCCGCCACATAGTTTGAGTGATGAAATTCTTCAAGAAGTTCGTGAACAAACCTTTGCATTAGCCAAAGCCCTTAATGTGATTGGTTTGATGAATATTCAGTTCGCTATTCAAGATGGTGAAATTTACATTCTCGAAGTGAACCCGCGTGCTAGCCGTACTGTACCCTTCATCGCAAAAGCGACGGGTGTGCCGGTCGCGAAAATTGCGTCACGCTTAATGGTGGGCGAACGCCTTTCTGATTTCGGCCTTGATACATCGGATGATGTGCTTAAGAACCTCAAACATTCAGCGGTGAAAGAAGCCGTATTCCCCTTCGCCCGTTTCCCGGGTGTGGATGTGATTTTGGGCCCTGAAATGCGCTCAACCGGCGAGACAATGGGCTTGGACATGACATTTGCCGAGGCTCGTGCGAAAGCGCATTTGGCCGCAAACCTTCCCTTACCACTTGAAGGGACCGTATTTGTTTCGGTCAGAGAATCGGACAAGCAGGCGATTGCTCCCGCTGTTGAAAAACTGATGGTTCTGGGTTTTGATGTCGTGGCGACTGACGGTACGGCGAAGTTCTTACAAGAATATGGCCTGACGCAAGTGCAACAAGTGAATAAAGTGCTGCAAGGGCGTCCGCATATTGTCGATCGCATGATCAATGATGAGATCAACTTAGTGCTTAATACGACGGAAGGTGCGCAATCGATCAAAGATAGTTTCAGCATCCGCCGCACCGCACTGATGCGCAAGATTCCTTACAGTACGACGGTTTCAGGTTCCTTTGCATTGGTTGAGGCGATCGAAGCTGCCCAACAAAAAGGTGGCTTAAAAGTGAAGCCACTACAAGCATATTTCTAA
- a CDS encoding DUF5118 domain-containing protein, with the protein MAKPINKEYARIIFEAAKTGLIGIHTNDGKPIFIIPRKILNKHYFNAEHEQEPLQRKKYNQVSFSEHGFLNIAKASSWSLNELPGKIAKRDMFTLDATEIFKAIGQEGVIDQIVAQGARRFKD; encoded by the coding sequence ATGGCAAAGCCGATTAATAAAGAGTATGCACGCATTATTTTTGAAGCCGCAAAAACTGGATTGATTGGTATTCATACGAATGACGGGAAACCTATATTCATTATTCCTCGGAAGATATTGAATAAGCATTACTTCAACGCAGAGCATGAGCAAGAACCCTTGCAGCGCAAGAAATATAATCAAGTATCCTTTTCGGAACATGGTTTTCTAAACATTGCTAAAGCAAGTAGTTGGTCTCTAAACGAGCTGCCGGGTAAGATAGCGAAGCGCGATATGTTTACCTTAGATGCAACAGAGATTTTCAAAGCCATCGGTCAAGAAGGCGTGATTGACCAGATCGTCGCTCAAGGTGCGAGGCGTTTTAAAGATTAA
- the fliQ gene encoding flagellar biosynthesis protein FliQ: protein MTEIEVIDIAKDALWVLLTAGAPVMMIAMGVGLIIALFQALTQIQEMTLTFVPKIIAVFLGLMIFLPFMLTTLDAFTDRMFIRMTEIGTYDRQLKQ, encoded by the coding sequence ATGACCGAAATAGAAGTGATTGATATTGCCAAGGATGCCTTATGGGTTTTGCTGACTGCAGGGGCGCCCGTCATGATGATCGCGATGGGAGTCGGCTTGATTATCGCTTTATTCCAGGCCTTGACGCAAATTCAGGAAATGACGCTCACGTTTGTCCCAAAGATCATCGCCGTGTTCCTTGGCTTGATGATATTTCTACCTTTCATGCTGACGACGCTGGATGCGTTTACGGATCGTATGTTTATTCGGATGACGGAAATCGGAACCTATGACCGCCAGTTAAAGCAGTAA
- a CDS encoding flagellar biosynthetic protein FliR: MTIESFIVAELFAFLLIFVRIGSGIMLLPGVGETYVSPRIRLPFALLIALVLTPVLQEGLPRIPDSPLALTAMIAGEMVIGIFFGFLARYLIAIMHTVGVIISYQSSLAAATMFDVSQATQGSVIGNFLSMIAVVLIFTTNLHHLMLQGLVDSYTLFVPGEMLPLGDIADTITRLVSDVFNIAVKLASPLIAMGLIFYLAAGILARLMPNMQVFFVIIPLQIQISFWVLMTTLSGMLLWYLDFAEARLTAFLGG; encoded by the coding sequence GTGACGATAGAATCTTTTATCGTTGCTGAGCTCTTCGCCTTTCTGCTCATCTTTGTGCGTATTGGTTCGGGTATCATGCTATTACCAGGGGTCGGAGAAACCTATGTTTCCCCCCGGATTCGTTTGCCCTTTGCGCTGCTGATTGCGCTTGTACTCACTCCGGTCTTGCAAGAGGGGTTGCCGCGAATTCCGGATTCACCCCTCGCGCTGACTGCAATGATTGCCGGAGAAATGGTGATCGGTATATTCTTCGGATTCTTAGCGCGTTATCTCATCGCGATCATGCATACGGTCGGTGTGATTATTTCGTATCAATCCTCGCTCGCCGCGGCGACCATGTTTGATGTCTCACAGGCTACACAGGGTTCCGTTATTGGTAATTTCTTGAGTATGATAGCGGTCGTTTTGATCTTTACGACCAATCTGCATCACTTGATGTTGCAAGGGCTGGTCGATAGCTACACACTCTTTGTGCCAGGGGAGATGCTTCCTTTAGGCGATATAGCAGACACGATTACGCGGCTTGTTTCCGATGTCTTTAATATCGCTGTGAAATTGGCATCGCCCCTTATTGCGATGGGTTTGATATTCTATCTTGCGGCAGGCATATTGGCACGCCTCATGCCGAATATGCAGGTATTCTTTGTGATTATTCCACTCCAGATTCAAATCAGTTTTTGGGTGCTGATGACAACCTTAAGCGGAATGCTTTTATGGTATTTAGACTTTGCCGAAGCACGTTTAACGGCTTTCTTAGGCGGCTAA
- a CDS encoding aminopeptidase P family protein, with translation MTIHQERLEAIRKNLRREGADGFILSNGDEFFSEYTPEHEKRLEWLTGFTGSAGTVIVLDHKQPERSAFFTDGRYTLQAKQEIDESLYEIYNSSEISPIEWLKKNAAGDSIAFDPWLVSIAQIRQWKEQARNLLWVTTKSNPVDELWHDRPAPTQAPAFEYPLEYAGQSTAEKVIIIAEKLIENGAEAVLLTQPESVNWLLNIRGNDIENTPLLLCRAIVSDAGKVALYADEKRLPPLPDNVKIYPADVLRKHLKRWNMGVVWIQPSVTPVRLYRALKAAGARFIQQQDPCTTPKAIKNETELKNIRETHLKDGLALTKFLHWLDTQDTLPTEMTASDQLEAFRKESPDFREPSFPTISGFGPNGAIVHYCAEEDSCLTFQKDNLYLVDSGGQYLGGTTDVTRTVAIGTPAQEMCENYTRVLQGHIAICSAIFPKGTNGNQLDSLARDPLWKVGLDYDHGTSHGVGCYMGVHEGPQGISKRSNGVALQAGMVMSNEPGYYKTGEYGIRIENLVEVVASEAEGFLTFVNLTCAPLDKRLVVHAMLTETEIKWWNDYHQWVWDELSGKLDGVAKEWLKQACEAL, from the coding sequence ATGACTATACATCAGGAACGGTTGGAAGCCATCCGAAAAAATCTACGTCGAGAGGGAGCGGATGGATTTATTTTGTCCAATGGTGACGAATTCTTCAGTGAATATACGCCGGAACATGAAAAGCGCCTCGAATGGTTGACCGGTTTCACCGGTTCTGCCGGTACGGTGATTGTGCTCGATCATAAACAACCTGAGCGCTCTGCCTTTTTTACCGATGGCCGCTACACGCTGCAAGCCAAACAAGAAATTGATGAATCGCTTTACGAAATTTACAATAGTTCTGAGATCAGCCCCATTGAATGGCTGAAGAAAAATGCGGCGGGCGATAGTATCGCATTTGACCCATGGCTCGTGTCGATCGCACAAATACGCCAATGGAAAGAACAAGCCCGTAACCTACTTTGGGTCACAACCAAATCAAATCCTGTCGATGAATTATGGCATGATCGCCCGGCACCCACTCAAGCACCTGCCTTTGAGTACCCGCTAGAATATGCGGGCCAATCGACTGCAGAGAAAGTTATTATCATTGCAGAAAAGCTCATAGAGAATGGTGCTGAGGCAGTACTTTTAACACAACCGGAGTCGGTTAATTGGCTTCTTAATATTCGTGGTAATGACATTGAGAATACCCCTCTATTGCTCTGCCGTGCGATTGTCTCTGATGCAGGAAAGGTGGCGCTCTATGCCGATGAAAAGCGCCTTCCACCGCTGCCCGATAATGTAAAAATCTATCCGGCAGACGTGCTGCGCAAACATCTTAAACGCTGGAATATGGGAGTGGTGTGGATACAGCCTTCCGTGACTCCGGTTCGACTCTACCGTGCGCTCAAAGCTGCCGGAGCTCGCTTTATCCAGCAGCAAGATCCTTGCACCACGCCCAAAGCCATTAAAAATGAAACGGAACTCAAAAATATCCGTGAAACTCATCTGAAAGATGGACTGGCGCTGACTAAGTTTTTGCACTGGCTTGATACTCAAGACACACTCCCAACGGAAATGACCGCAAGTGATCAGCTAGAAGCATTCCGTAAAGAATCGCCTGATTTTCGTGAGCCGAGCTTCCCGACCATCTCAGGCTTTGGCCCTAACGGCGCGATTGTACATTACTGTGCAGAAGAGGATAGCTGCCTCACTTTCCAAAAAGATAACCTTTATCTTGTGGATTCAGGGGGGCAATATTTGGGTGGCACAACAGATGTGACACGTACCGTCGCGATCGGCACACCCGCCCAAGAAATGTGCGAAAATTATACTCGCGTCTTGCAAGGGCATATTGCTATCTGCAGCGCGATTTTCCCTAAAGGCACCAATGGTAATCAACTCGATTCTCTCGCACGGGACCCGCTGTGGAAAGTTGGCCTCGATTATGATCATGGCACAAGCCACGGTGTTGGCTGCTATATGGGCGTGCATGAAGGCCCGCAAGGTATCAGCAAACGCTCCAATGGAGTTGCGCTACAAGCGGGCATGGTTATGTCGAATGAGCCAGGTTATTATAAAACAGGTGAATATGGTATTCGTATTGAGAATCTCGTCGAAGTGGTTGCTTCAGAAGCGGAGGGATTTCTCACCTTTGTCAATCTCACCTGCGCCCCGCTTGATAAACGTCTTGTCGTTCACGCAATGTTGACCGAAACGGAGATCAAGTGGTGGAATGACTATCACCAATGGGTATGGGACGAATTAAGCGGTAAGCTAGATGGCGTGGCCAAAGAGTGGCTTAAACAGGCTTGTGAAGCTCTGTAA